The genomic region CCATATCCAAATCCAAGTTTCGGTTTGTATTCGTATTTCTCGTACCGGCCTTGATTCTTTTCGCCGATCTGGGACTTCGCTGGAAAATTCTCAGCCAAATGGAAAGCCTTCAATGGGCTTATTATCTTTTGTCGTTTTTATATTCTTCCCTGATCTACGCCTTGCTTTTGTTTTCCTTGTTTCTTTTGTTTTCCGTTTCGAGGATCCGATCGTATTGGACCGTTTTGGGTTTTGCGGCTTTTGCATATTCGATTTGTGTAATAGGTTCTTACGGATATTTTTTATACGCGGGAATCATGCCGAATTTTTTCGTGTTCTCTTATATCTTTCAGGAACCCTTCAACAGCTGGACGATCTTTAAGGGCGGTCTTACCGTTTGGAGTTTGATCGGATTTTTCTTTTTGTTCATTCTGCTTTTCTTAAGTCTCCGAATCGCGTCGTCGAACTTCAGACCGGCGCGTTTTCAAAGAAGTATTCTTGCGGTTTTGATTCTCGGGTTTTTGGCTCTCACAGCGTTCTTTCACAACAACACGCGCTTCAACGATCAGATCTACGTAGCCGATACGAATTCGATTTCGTTTATCAATCGCAACATTTATAATCTTCTCACCGGAGATCGTCTCGGTTCTGCGGGTTTGCAATCCAGAAACAAACCGATCCTAAAAGAAAGTCCGAATCCGTTTCGAAAAAACATCCTGATCGTTCTGAGCGAAAGTCTTCGCAGAAAGAGCATGGCTCTTTACGGTTACAACAAGGAGACGACTCCGTTCTTAAACCGTTGGACAAAAAATCCTCAAGACGGATCGGTTGTGGTTTTTCAAAACGCGTTTTCGAATTCGAGTTCCACTTTGATTTCGGTTCCGAGTTTGTTGTCCGGGGTTTCTCCGATTCAACCGGTTTCGATGACTCACAGTTCTCCTTTGTTTTGGGAATATGGAAAGGCGGCCGGTCTTTCGACGTTTTACATTTCGAGTCATAGTTTTCGTTGGAATAATTTTTCCGGTTTTTTTAAAAACGCGGGAATCGATTTTTTGTGGAATAAGGAGATCAGCGGTCTCGGAGTTTTCAACGATATCGGGATCGACGATCGTAAGACGGTAGCCGAGTTTAAAAACCGCGTAAAACTTCTCAAAGGGAAAGGGGAGAATTTTGCGGGCGTTCTTCATCTCAACACCAATCACTTTCCGTATATCATTCCCGAAGAATCCGTTTACTTTCCGATCGGAAAGGATACGTACGCGCCTTACGACAATTCGGTCCGTTATCTCGACGGTCTTTTGGAAGAAGTATTCAACTTTTTGAATGAAGAAAAATTATCCGAGGACACTCTCGTAATCTTCACCTCCGATCACGGAGAAGCACTTTTCGAACACGACTACATCGGTCATATCGAAAGCAATCATATCGAAACCGTCGCGATTCCTATGTTGTTCTTTTTGCCTAATTCCTTAAAGGATCGTAAGTTCGAAGATCGTCTTAGAAAGAACGCGGATCGAAACGTTTCTAACACCGATCTCATTCCCACCATCGCGGATATTCTGGGAGTTTCGACTCAATCGGAGGTGAAAGGATATTTATCCCAACTGGAAGGCAGATCCCTTCTTTCCAATCTTGCGAACGACAGAAGAATTTTTATCGCGAACAACAACGAGACTTCCTTGTATCGGGTCGGGATGAGTTATATCAAAGGGAATCTTCATTATATGCTTCGTCTGAATTCCTTTCCGCCGGACGAAGAAGCGTATGATATCCAAGCCGATCCGATCGAAAAAAAGAATCTTTGGCCCACGATGAACCTGGAACAGAAAAAAGAAATCCGCAAGGAATTGGACGCTTGCGGTCTTTGTCAGGATCTGTATTCCGCATCGGGAATCAAACTGTAAGTCTTTCGAAAAAAGTTCCTTGAAGTTCGATCCCCGCGTTCGATAGATCCGCGTTCCGTTCGTTGTGTTGTATGTCGTATCGTTTTTGAATCTTTCTTCTTAAATCGTAACGATTACTTCTTTGAATCGATTTCCTTTTGTAGCTCCGCGTCGGAAGGAAACACGATATTCTTATTGAGCAGTTCGTAACTTAGATTGAGATACGCCTTCGCTTTTTTACTCATATCGTCGCATACGACGGGATCCTTTTCACAGAAATTATTCTTTTGACGAGGAGGTTGTATGTTATACGAAAGATCCTCTTTTCCGTCGAAAAATCTCAGATAAAAATGATCGTTTTCGATCCAGCCGAAAAGGTTTCCGTACGCGAAATACGCGGTTTGTGTTCTGCCCGGGGCGAGAAGATTTCTTCCCATCGACGAGAATACCGCTTTTTTGCCCACGAGTCCGAGTATGGTGGGAATCACGTCCAGCTGAGACGCGATGGTTTCGTCTAACGCAGGTGCGACTCTTCCCGGAGCGTAGATCAAAAACGGAACGTTTCTGTCCTCGTAGTAATCCAGATATCGATGGTGCGTGTGATCGGCCACGAACACGAAGATCGTATTCTTAAAATAACCGGACTTTTCGGCCTGTGCGATAAAGTTGTGAACGGCCCAATCCGCGTAGTTATAGACGTTTAGAAAATCGTAGTCTCTCGTGGAAGGATCGAAGATCCGGAATTTTTCGGAAGGAGTTCTATACGGATAGTGTGTGGTTAGAGTGAGCGCCAAACCGAGAATCGGTTTTTTGGAAGATGAGATTCTTTCATGCAATAATTGTAATACGTCCGCGTCGTCGTAACCCCAGGCCCCGAGTTTGAATCTTCCGAGTTTTGCGATTTCCTTTTCGCCGAGAACGGTGTCAAAACCCCAGTGCGGCATCAACGTGCTTTTGTTGTCGAAGCTCAGATCCCCGCCTGTGACGAAAAAAGTATCGTAGCCCATTCTTTTAAAAATATTTCCGATCCCCGAAAAGTTTCCGAGAACCTGATGCGTTCTCACCACCGTTAAACCGGGGCGATCCGGAATTCCGGTAAGAATGGACATCATTCCGTTGGTCGTTCTTCCTCCCGAAGCGATGAATCGATTGTAGAATCTTCCCTTTTTCAAAAGTTGATTGAAGTAAGGAGTGACTTCCTTCCCTTCCACAAGACCGTTCGAAATCGGCCGGATGAATTTGCCCGTCCAGTTTTCGAGCATGATCAAAACGACGTTAGGCGGCGTTCCCGCGTTGGTTTCCTTTTGAACTCTTAGGATCGGATATTTGTCGCTGATGAATTCCGCGCCTGGATAAGAAATTTCCTTTCGAACGATCGAAACTGCTTCGTCGGTTTCGAGTTTTAGGAATTTAGGAATGGATTGGCTTTTTAAATCCATGATGGAAGTGAAGACGCCGTTTAACGCGATATTATTTACGAAGTTGTTTCCCGATACGATCGCGTTAGTCGCTCTTATCGGAGATTCTTGGATTCCTCCGCGGACCGCGACGATCGTCACGATCAAAACGATCGAGATTTGAATCGCGGTCGACTTCCAGGATTCTTTCTTGTATTGATACGGATTGTATTTGAGGAAGAGCCATGTGGAAACCGGAAGAAACACCAATAGAAAAACGATTCCTATGAGAAACGTGACCGTGTTTTGTTCCAAGGCGGAACGGAGAATCACACCCAAGTCCTTTCCGATAAAAACGAAACCCTCGTAACCGATATGTTTGTTCGCGTTTTCAAAGTAGATGATGTCCGCGATCAAGTGCGCTATCATCCAAACTCCCAAAAGAATCGGAGTGTATCCCCAGAAAAAACGATACGCTTTGAATCGATTGAAGTAAGGCAAAACGGATAAGAATGCGAACAAGCCCAACGTCATTCCGATCACGACGAGATCGAATCGAAAACCCAAAAGAAACGCGAGAGCGACTTCTTCCACGGGAACTTCCCGAAGACGATACGAATAGACCGATAAAAAAGCGATCTTGTATAACAAGAGGATGAGAGCGAAGTAGAGAACATAACCTAAGATAAGTTTTAAGTGTGTGGGTATACGTTGAAACATTCTGACTCTTTGTGTTGGTATGAATTGGAAATTCCGAATCGGATTCTCAAATCTATAGTAGGCTAAAAGAGGAGCAGAGGCTCAAGTCAAAAATGCCCGAAATTCAAAGACTGCCTCGGATTCGAAATTACAAAATCGGAACGAATTCGATACGGATTCTTTTGCGGAAAAAGGTCTGAAAATTCGTTTCGAAGTCGTTTTGATTTGTTCGTGAATCGTTTGGTTTATAAATTTATTTCCTAAAAAAATTTTAAAATCCGGAAAAATCGAAATAAAAACCGTATTAGAACCTTGACAGATTTCGTCTTTTTTACCATAATGAGTGAGTAATCACTCACCGAAAGGTTTATCATGGAAGAAATGAAGGACAATATCGAAGTCGATCCGCAGTGGCCGGAAGGTCAAAAAAAGATATTTTTGGCCGCGATAGACATATTCGCGCAAAAGGGTTTTTCCGCGGCTACGACGATGGAAATCGCCAAAAAGGCCGGCGTCGCCGAAGGGCTGATTTTCAAACATTTCAAAAGCAAGAAGGAACTTCTTCTTCGTTTGGCGCTTCCGATTATGGAAGGTTTTATCGCACCGATCACTTTGAGACGACTTCAGGCAGTTTTCTCAAAGGAATTCTCCTCCTTGGAAGAATTTTTGACCGCGGTTTTCGAAGAGAGAATCGCGTTCGTCACTAAGAACAGAAATCTTCTTCGAATCATTCTACAAGAGGCCTTTGTCAATTCCGACATACAAGCGATGCTCGAAAGAGTGTTTAAAATGAACCTCGCGCCTTTGATTCTGCAACGGCTTAAAAAATTTCAGGAACAGGGATTGATCTCGGAGATGCCCACATCAAGCGCGTTTCGATTGGTCGCAACGAATCTCGCGGGTTATATGATGATCACGGAAATTTTTTATCAACCGAAGGTTGAGGACGGCTGGGACAGGGAAGCGGAGATGAGAAGAACGATCGAATTTATCGCGAAAGGATTATCGCCTAACAAGAAAGAGGCGGCTCCTTCCAAACCCGCACCCAAAAAAAAGGCGCCGATCCGTAAAACAAAACCCGCAAAACCACAAGCAAAACCTAAGAAGAAAAAAAAGAAATCTTAGAATCGAAAGCGATTCTTATCAGGAGTTTGTATGAATGTTGTCATTGATAAAATCAAAACTTTGATCGCGGTTTATCGATCGCTTCGATTTCCGTTTCGGATTTTGATTCCGGCGATTCCGGTCGTCTTGTTGATCGTATTGTTTTCGACTCGAGGTAAAAAACAAACCGAAGACGTCGCGGTCCTCGGACCGATCGTCGAAAAGGCTTACGGACTCGGAACCGTTCATTCTTTGGATACGTTTCGATTCCGAGTCGGAGTCCCGACCAAAATTACGAAGGTGTTCGTGTTGGAAGGGGACGAGGTTTTTGCCGGTCAGTCCCTTCTTCAACTCGAAGGGATGACAGTGGTTCGATCTCCGATTCACGGAATCGTTTCCGACGTGGG from Leptospira kmetyi serovar Malaysia str. Bejo-Iso9 harbors:
- a CDS encoding TetR/AcrR family transcriptional regulator, yielding MKDNIEVDPQWPEGQKKIFLAAIDIFAQKGFSAATTMEIAKKAGVAEGLIFKHFKSKKELLLRLALPIMEGFIAPITLRRLQAVFSKEFSSLEEFLTAVFEERIAFVTKNRNLLRIILQEAFVNSDIQAMLERVFKMNLAPLILQRLKKFQEQGLISEMPTSSAFRLVATNLAGYMMITEIFYQPKVEDGWDREAEMRRTIEFIAKGLSPNKKEAAPSKPAPKKKAPIRKTKPAKPQAKPKKKKKKS
- a CDS encoding sulfatase-like hydrolase/transferase, whose protein sequence is MFSLFIQKLNNFNSSISKSKFRFVFVFLVPALILFADLGLRWKILSQMESLQWAYYLLSFLYSSLIYALLLFSLFLLFSVSRIRSYWTVLGFAAFAYSICVIGSYGYFLYAGIMPNFFVFSYIFQEPFNSWTIFKGGLTVWSLIGFFFLFILLFLSLRIASSNFRPARFQRSILAVLILGFLALTAFFHNNTRFNDQIYVADTNSISFINRNIYNLLTGDRLGSAGLQSRNKPILKESPNPFRKNILIVLSESLRRKSMALYGYNKETTPFLNRWTKNPQDGSVVVFQNAFSNSSSTLISVPSLLSGVSPIQPVSMTHSSPLFWEYGKAAGLSTFYISSHSFRWNNFSGFFKNAGIDFLWNKEISGLGVFNDIGIDDRKTVAEFKNRVKLLKGKGENFAGVLHLNTNHFPYIIPEESVYFPIGKDTYAPYDNSVRYLDGLLEEVFNFLNEEKLSEDTLVIFTSDHGEALFEHDYIGHIESNHIETVAIPMLFFLPNSLKDRKFEDRLRKNADRNVSNTDLIPTIADILGVSTQSEVKGYLSQLEGRSLLSNLANDRRIFIANNNETSLYRVGMSYIKGNLHYMLRLNSFPPDEEAYDIQADPIEKKNLWPTMNLEQKKEIRKELDACGLCQDLYSASGIKL
- a CDS encoding LTA synthase family protein; its protein translation is MFQRIPTHLKLILGYVLYFALILLLYKIAFLSVYSYRLREVPVEEVALAFLLGFRFDLVVIGMTLGLFAFLSVLPYFNRFKAYRFFWGYTPILLGVWMIAHLIADIIYFENANKHIGYEGFVFIGKDLGVILRSALEQNTVTFLIGIVFLLVFLPVSTWLFLKYNPYQYKKESWKSTAIQISIVLIVTIVAVRGGIQESPIRATNAIVSGNNFVNNIALNGVFTSIMDLKSQSIPKFLKLETDEAVSIVRKEISYPGAEFISDKYPILRVQKETNAGTPPNVVLIMLENWTGKFIRPISNGLVEGKEVTPYFNQLLKKGRFYNRFIASGGRTTNGMMSILTGIPDRPGLTVVRTHQVLGNFSGIGNIFKRMGYDTFFVTGGDLSFDNKSTLMPHWGFDTVLGEKEIAKLGRFKLGAWGYDDADVLQLLHERISSSKKPILGLALTLTTHYPYRTPSEKFRIFDPSTRDYDFLNVYNYADWAVHNFIAQAEKSGYFKNTIFVFVADHTHHRYLDYYEDRNVPFLIYAPGRVAPALDETIASQLDVIPTILGLVGKKAVFSSMGRNLLAPGRTQTAYFAYGNLFGWIENDHFYLRFFDGKEDLSYNIQPPRQKNNFCEKDPVVCDDMSKKAKAYLNLSYELLNKNIVFPSDAELQKEIDSKK